In Bordetella holmesii ATCC 51541, the following proteins share a genomic window:
- a CDS encoding aminoethylphosphonate catabolism associated LysR transcriptional regulator family protein: MLVAELKSFYAVARCGSVTKAALQLGVSQPTVTGQLRQLESRYAIELFYRQGRSLRLSDAGHRLMPLVEQLMLQENEIEFRLRDACELREGNLRIGATGPFYIMDTVRRYNERYPGIDLHLSIGNSQSMLQALREYRIEIATSSYAMEDRQLYRRMIAADPLHVVVHREHPLARHKAIGLSDLQPHTLLLREPGSMTRQLSEQALASAGVTPARILEIGSRESIRQAVLCNLGISLIPAREAPAHPELAALPITGNPIMMHEYLYCLRERQPVQLIARFLELAPQASTH, translated from the coding sequence TTGCTCGTCGCCGAACTCAAATCTTTCTATGCCGTCGCCCGTTGCGGATCCGTCACCAAAGCCGCACTGCAACTGGGCGTCAGCCAACCCACGGTGACAGGCCAGTTAAGGCAGCTTGAATCACGTTACGCCATTGAGTTGTTCTACCGCCAGGGCCGCTCGCTGCGCCTGTCGGACGCTGGCCACCGGCTCATGCCGCTGGTCGAGCAACTCATGCTGCAGGAAAACGAGATCGAATTTCGCCTGCGTGATGCGTGCGAATTGCGCGAGGGCAATCTGCGCATTGGCGCAACCGGTCCTTTCTACATCATGGATACCGTCAGGCGCTACAACGAACGCTATCCAGGCATCGACCTGCACCTGAGCATCGGCAATTCGCAGAGCATGCTGCAGGCGCTGCGCGAATATCGCATCGAGATCGCAACCTCCTCGTATGCGATGGAAGACAGGCAGTTGTATCGGCGCATGATCGCTGCCGATCCTCTGCATGTGGTCGTGCATCGTGAGCATCCTCTGGCTCGCCACAAAGCCATCGGCCTGAGCGACCTGCAACCTCACACCCTGCTTTTGCGCGAGCCTGGATCCATGACGCGCCAACTAAGCGAGCAGGCATTGGCTAGCGCAGGCGTCACTCCAGCCAGGATACTGGAGATTGGCAGCCGCGAATCCATACGCCAGGCCGTTCTGTGCAATCTAGGAATCAGCCTGATTCCAGCCCGCGAAGCGCCTGCGCATCCCGAACTTGCCGCCCTGCCCATCACGGGCAATCCGATCATGATGCATGAATACCTTTACTGCCTGCGCGAGCGTCAGCCGGTCCAGTTGATTGCCCGGTTTCTCGAGCTCGCACCCCAGGCCTCGACTCACTGA
- the gltA gene encoding citrate (Si)-synthase gives MNLSDKKATLSLSDGSAPIELPVYKGTLGPDVIDIRKLYGQTGMFTYDPGFMSTAATSSGITYIDGDKGELLYRGYPIEQLAVNCDFLDICYLILNGELPDGAQKTDFDSQVTHHTLVNEQLHFFLRGFRRDAHPMAVLTGLVGALSAFYHDSTDITNAQHRHVSAIRLIAKMPTLVAMAYKYSQGQPLIYPQNDLSYTGNFLRMMFATPCEEYKVNDVVERALDRIFILHADHEQNASTSTVRLCGSSGTNPFAAIAAGVACLWGPAHGGANEACLQMLEDLQANGGVAKVGEFMEKVKDKNSGVRLMGFGHRVYKNYDPRAKLMQETCKEVLGALGLENDPLFKLAMELERIALEDDYFVQRKLYPNVDFYSGIVQRAIGIPTSLFTAIFALARTVGWIAQWNEMLSDPDYKIGRPRQLYTGSVVRDVPKR, from the coding sequence ATGAACTTGTCTGACAAAAAAGCCACTCTATCCCTATCGGATGGCAGCGCACCTATCGAACTCCCGGTGTACAAGGGCACCCTCGGCCCGGATGTCATCGACATCCGCAAGCTGTATGGCCAGACCGGCATGTTCACCTATGACCCCGGTTTCATGTCGACCGCTGCGACTTCCTCGGGCATCACCTATATCGACGGCGACAAAGGCGAGCTGCTGTATCGCGGCTACCCGATCGAGCAATTGGCGGTCAACTGCGACTTCCTCGATATCTGCTATCTGATCCTGAATGGCGAACTGCCCGACGGCGCTCAGAAGACCGACTTCGATTCGCAGGTCACGCATCACACGTTGGTCAACGAACAGCTGCATTTCTTCCTGCGCGGCTTCCGCCGCGATGCTCACCCGATGGCCGTGCTGACGGGGCTGGTGGGAGCGCTGTCGGCTTTCTATCATGACTCGACCGACATCACCAACGCCCAGCATCGTCACGTCTCGGCCATCCGCTTGATCGCCAAGATGCCGACGCTGGTCGCCATGGCGTACAAGTATTCGCAGGGCCAGCCCCTCATCTATCCGCAGAATGACCTGTCGTACACCGGCAACTTCCTGCGCATGATGTTCGCCACGCCTTGCGAAGAGTACAAGGTCAACGACGTGGTCGAGCGCGCACTGGACCGCATCTTCATCCTGCACGCCGATCACGAGCAGAACGCGTCGACCTCGACGGTGCGTCTGTGCGGTTCGTCGGGCACCAATCCCTTTGCTGCCATTGCCGCCGGCGTGGCTTGCCTGTGGGGGCCGGCTCACGGTGGCGCCAACGAAGCTTGCCTGCAGATGCTTGAGGACCTGCAAGCCAACGGCGGCGTGGCCAAGGTCGGCGAGTTCATGGAGAAGGTCAAGGACAAGAACTCGGGCGTGCGCCTGATGGGCTTTGGTCACCGCGTCTACAAGAACTACGACCCGCGCGCCAAGCTGATGCAGGAAACCTGCAAGGAAGTGCTGGGTGCTCTGGGCCTGGAAAACGACCCGCTGTTCAAGCTGGCCATGGAGCTGGAGCGCATTGCCCTCGAGGACGACTACTTCGTGCAGCGCAAGCTGTACCCGAATGTGGACTTCTACTCGGGTATCGTGCAGCGCGCCATCGGCATCCCCACCTCGCTGTTCACGGCCATCTTTGCGTTGGCGCGCACCGTAGGCTGGATTGCGCAGTGGAACGAAATGCTGTCCGATCCCGACTACAAGATTGGCCGTCCGCGCCAGCTGTACACCGGTTCGGTCGTACGCGACGTCCCCAAGCGCTGA
- the sdhA gene encoding succinate dehydrogenase, flavoprotein subunit: MVAVKNSLPRRQFDVVVVGAGGAGMRCSLQLSQAGLSVAVLSKVFPTRSHTVAAQGGVSASLGNMSEDNWYWHMYDTVKGSDWLGDQDAIEFMCREAPNAVYELEHFGMPFDRNPDGTIYQRPFGGHTANFGEKPVQRACAVADRTGHALLHTLYQRNVAARTKFFVEWMALDLLRNEEGDVVGVTALEMETGDIYILEAKTTVLATGGAGRIWAASTNAFINTGDGLGMAARAGIPLQDMEFWQFHPTGVAGAGVLITEGVRGEGGILLNKDGERFMERYAPTLKDLAPRDFVSRSMDQEIKEGRGYGPDGSYVVLKLDHLGADVINKRLPSIREIAIKFGNVDPIKEPIPVVPTIHYQMGGIPANYHGQVLERVNGENKIVNGLYAIGECAAVSVHGANRLGTNSLLDLIVFGRATGNHIVNSHPERQHAHKPVPQEAVDFSLNRVNTLEARTSGEKTQDVANAIRMSMQRHCGVFRTLDLLNEGVEQIEDLAKVAGSIYFKDKSKVFNTARVEALELANMTEVARATIKSAANRTESRGAHALDDHPTRDDENWLKHTLWYSEGSRLDYKPVQMKPLTVDSFPPKARTF; the protein is encoded by the coding sequence GTGGTCGCTGTCAAGAATTCATTGCCGCGCCGCCAGTTTGACGTGGTGGTCGTGGGCGCCGGCGGAGCCGGTATGCGCTGTTCGTTGCAACTGTCCCAAGCCGGGCTGTCGGTTGCGGTCCTGTCCAAGGTTTTCCCCACGCGTTCGCACACCGTTGCCGCGCAAGGTGGTGTGAGCGCCTCGCTGGGCAACATGAGCGAAGACAACTGGTACTGGCACATGTACGACACCGTCAAGGGGTCGGATTGGCTGGGCGATCAGGACGCCATCGAGTTCATGTGCCGTGAAGCACCCAACGCGGTGTACGAGCTCGAGCACTTCGGGATGCCGTTTGACCGTAACCCGGACGGCACGATCTATCAGCGCCCCTTTGGTGGCCATACGGCCAACTTCGGCGAAAAGCCCGTGCAGCGTGCCTGTGCTGTCGCCGACCGTACGGGCCATGCGCTGCTGCATACGCTCTATCAGCGCAACGTCGCCGCTCGCACGAAGTTCTTCGTCGAATGGATGGCGCTGGATCTGTTGCGCAACGAAGAGGGTGATGTCGTGGGCGTGACCGCCCTGGAAATGGAAACCGGCGACATCTACATTCTGGAAGCCAAGACGACGGTGCTGGCCACCGGCGGCGCGGGCCGGATCTGGGCAGCTTCGACCAATGCGTTCATCAATACGGGTGACGGCCTGGGTATGGCCGCGCGCGCTGGCATCCCGCTGCAGGACATGGAGTTTTGGCAGTTCCACCCGACCGGCGTGGCCGGCGCGGGCGTGCTGATTACCGAAGGCGTGCGTGGTGAAGGCGGCATCTTGTTGAACAAGGACGGCGAGCGTTTCATGGAGCGCTATGCGCCCACGCTCAAGGACTTGGCGCCGCGTGACTTCGTGTCGCGTTCGATGGACCAGGAAATCAAGGAAGGCCGCGGCTACGGTCCGGACGGCAGCTACGTGGTGCTCAAGTTGGACCACCTGGGCGCCGACGTGATCAACAAGCGTCTGCCCTCGATCCGCGAGATCGCCATCAAGTTCGGCAACGTCGACCCGATCAAGGAACCTATCCCGGTTGTGCCGACCATTCACTATCAGATGGGCGGTATTCCGGCCAACTATCATGGTCAGGTACTCGAGCGCGTCAACGGCGAGAACAAGATCGTCAACGGTTTGTATGCCATCGGCGAATGCGCTGCGGTGTCGGTGCACGGCGCCAATCGTCTGGGCACGAACTCGCTGCTGGATCTGATCGTCTTCGGACGCGCCACGGGCAATCACATCGTCAATTCGCATCCCGAGCGCCAGCACGCACACAAGCCCGTGCCCCAGGAAGCCGTTGACTTCTCGCTCAACCGCGTCAACACGCTGGAAGCGCGCACATCGGGCGAGAAAACCCAGGATGTGGCCAACGCCATCCGTATGTCGATGCAGCGCCATTGCGGCGTGTTCCGGACGCTGGACTTGCTCAACGAAGGCGTCGAGCAGATCGAAGACCTGGCCAAGGTGGCCGGCAGCATCTACTTCAAGGACAAGTCCAAGGTGTTCAACACGGCGCGGGTTGAAGCGCTGGAACTGGCCAATATGACCGAAGTGGCTCGCGCCACCATCAAGTCGGCCGCCAATCGCACCGAAAGCCGCGGTGCGCACGCCCTGGATGACCACCCGACCCGCGACGACGAAAACTGGCTCAAGCATACGCTTTGGTATTCCGAAGGCAGCCGCCTGGATTACAAGCCGGTTCAGATGAAGCCTCTGACGGTCGACTCCTTCCCGCCCAAGGCCCGTACTTTCTAA
- a CDS encoding succinate dehydrogenase and fumarate reductase iron-sulfur family protein, which produces MSTKRIVKFEIYRYDPDKDERPYMQKLEVELQPTDKMLLDALVRIKNDVDDSLALRRSCREGVCGSDAMNINGKNGLACTTNLRELKEPIVLKPLPGLPVIRDLIVDMTHFFNQYHSVSPFLINDTPPPERERLQSPEAREELDGLYECILCACCLTSCPSFWWNPDKFVGPAGLLQAYRFIADSRDEATGSRLDNLEDPYRLFRCHTIMNCVDVCPKGLNPTKAIGKIKELMVRRTV; this is translated from the coding sequence ATGAGCACCAAACGAATCGTTAAATTCGAAATCTACCGCTACGATCCGGACAAGGACGAGCGCCCCTACATGCAGAAGCTGGAAGTCGAGCTTCAGCCGACCGACAAGATGCTGCTCGATGCGCTGGTTCGCATCAAGAATGACGTCGACGACAGCCTGGCCTTGCGCCGGTCCTGCCGCGAAGGCGTCTGCGGCTCTGATGCCATGAACATCAATGGCAAAAACGGCCTGGCCTGCACGACGAACCTGCGCGAGCTCAAGGAACCCATCGTTCTGAAGCCGCTGCCTGGTTTGCCTGTGATCCGCGACCTGATCGTGGACATGACGCACTTCTTCAACCAGTACCACTCGGTCAGTCCCTTCCTGATCAATGACACGCCGCCGCCCGAGCGCGAGCGTCTGCAATCACCGGAAGCGCGCGAAGAGCTCGACGGCCTGTACGAATGCATTCTTTGCGCGTGCTGCTTGACCTCCTGCCCGTCGTTCTGGTGGAATCCGGACAAGTTCGTCGGCCCTGCCGGCCTGCTGCAAGCCTATCGCTTCATTGCCGACAGCCGCGACGAAGCCACCGGTAGCCGTCTGGATAACCTGGAAGACCCGTATCGTCTGTTCCGCTGCCACACCATCATGAACTGTGTTGACGTCTGTCCCAAGGGTCTGAACCCGACCAAGGCGATTGGCAAGATCAAAGAACTGATGGTCCGGCGGACGGTCTAG
- a CDS encoding transposase family protein → MLDRKTIERLGGWEGYRVERVVWPEGESRTVTIYLKPSARTMHCEHCGNRCRQVHETTTRRVRDLPLMALRVTLVVPRRRVWCEQCGGPHLERLSWLGRYQRVTDRLAEAVSQLLESSNILAVARFFQLGWHTVKALDKALLRRAIQEPDWSQIHYLAMDEFALHKGHRYATVVVDPIRRQVLWIGDGRSRETARAFFEQLPTGVAQQIRAVAIDMTTAYELEIQANQPLLTAYLMRDELKQLWFYQHPGYARQAWDHWLQQAQGSGIAALAHFALKLKAYLHGILSRCRHRLNTSIVEGINNTIKVIKRRAYGYRDQEYFFLKIRSAFPGIPR, encoded by the coding sequence ATGCTGGACCGCAAGACGATCGAGAGGTTGGGTGGGTGGGAAGGTTATCGGGTGGAGCGAGTCGTGTGGCCTGAAGGTGAGAGCCGGACGGTCACGATTTACCTGAAGCCTTCAGCGCGAACGATGCACTGCGAGCACTGCGGCAACCGATGTCGGCAGGTGCATGAGACGACCACGCGCCGGGTGCGGGATCTGCCGCTAATGGCGCTGCGAGTGACGCTGGTAGTGCCGCGTCGGCGGGTCTGGTGCGAGCAGTGCGGTGGACCGCATCTGGAGAGGCTGAGCTGGCTGGGCCGTTACCAGCGAGTGACCGACCGGCTGGCCGAGGCGGTCAGCCAGTTGCTTGAGTCCAGCAACATTCTGGCCGTGGCGCGCTTCTTCCAACTGGGTTGGCACACGGTCAAGGCGCTGGACAAGGCCCTGCTGCGACGGGCGATCCAAGAGCCGGACTGGAGCCAGATCCACTACCTAGCGATGGACGAGTTCGCTCTACACAAGGGCCATCGTTATGCCACGGTCGTTGTCGATCCGATCCGCCGTCAGGTGCTATGGATCGGTGATGGCCGCTCGCGCGAGACGGCCAGAGCCTTCTTCGAACAACTGCCAACTGGGGTTGCCCAGCAGATCCGGGCCGTAGCGATCGACATGACGACGGCCTATGAGCTGGAGATCCAGGCCAACCAGCCCTTGCTCACCGCTTATCTGATGCGCGATGAGCTCAAACAGCTGTGGTTCTACCAACACCCCGGCTACGCCCGCCAGGCATGGGATCACTGGCTGCAACAGGCTCAGGGCAGCGGCATCGCCGCCTTGGCTCACTTCGCGCTCAAGCTAAAAGCCTATCTGCACGGGATTCTGTCTCGCTGTCGCCACCGGCTCAACACCAGCATCGTCGAGGGCATCAACAACACCATCAAAGTCATCAAGCGCCGCGCCTACGGCTACCGCGATCAGGAGTACTTCTTCCTCAAGATCCGGTCTGCATTCCCCGGTATTCCTCGATGA
- a CDS encoding flavinator of succinate dehydrogenase family protein — protein MSKLTELQRARLRWRARRGLLENDLIITRYLDAYELQLTDEDVSALTQLFELGDNDLLDLLLARKELEGELNTPRLRAIIAQMQEL, from the coding sequence ATGAGCAAGCTCACGGAATTGCAAAGGGCTCGGCTACGCTGGCGCGCGCGCCGTGGTTTGCTCGAGAACGACCTCATCATCACCCGGTATCTGGATGCCTACGAACTCCAGCTTACCGACGAAGATGTATCGGCGCTAACGCAGCTCTTCGAGCTTGGAGACAACGATCTGCTCGATCTGCTGCTGGCCCGCAAGGAGCTGGAGGGTGAATTGAACACCCCGAGGCTGCGCGCCATCATTGCGCAGATGCAAGAGCTCTGA
- a CDS encoding gntR-family transcriptional regulator, producing MYRQIKDLLVQSLERGEWMPGELIPSEIDLAARFQVSQGTVRKAVDELAAEHMLLRRQGKGTFVATHHEPRVRYRFLRLAPDEVNEAGRAENHILDCRRLRAPAEIARALELRAGETVVSIRRQLAMNHAPVIIDDIWVPGASFRGLTLELLKAKRVPLYGLYESEFGVSMVRADEKIRAVAASEEVATLLHVTPGTPLLQVDRISYTYGDRPMEVRRGLYLTDHYHYRNSLN from the coding sequence TTGTACCGGCAGATCAAGGATTTGCTGGTTCAGAGCCTGGAGCGGGGCGAGTGGATGCCCGGCGAGCTCATCCCTTCCGAAATCGATCTGGCTGCGCGTTTTCAGGTCAGCCAGGGCACGGTACGCAAGGCCGTGGATGAACTGGCCGCAGAACATATGCTGTTGCGCCGCCAGGGCAAGGGCACCTTCGTGGCCACGCACCACGAACCCCGGGTGCGTTATCGTTTCCTGCGTCTTGCCCCTGACGAGGTCAACGAGGCAGGCCGGGCCGAAAATCACATTCTCGATTGCCGCCGCTTGAGGGCACCGGCCGAAATCGCCCGAGCGCTGGAGCTGCGCGCCGGCGAAACCGTGGTGTCCATCCGGCGACAACTGGCCATGAACCATGCGCCGGTCATCATTGATGACATCTGGGTGCCGGGGGCGTCTTTTCGTGGCTTGACCCTGGAGCTGCTCAAGGCCAAGCGCGTACCGCTCTACGGCTTGTATGAGTCCGAGTTCGGCGTAAGCATGGTCCGCGCCGACGAAAAAATCCGCGCCGTGGCGGCATCCGAAGAGGTTGCCACGTTGCTGCACGTCACACCGGGTACTCCTCTTTTGCAGGTGGACCGCATTTCCTACACGTATGGCGACAGGCCTATGGAAGTGCGCCGCGGGCTGTACCTGACCGACCACTACCACTACCGCAATAGTTTGAATTGA
- the sdhC gene encoding succinate dehydrogenase, cytochrome b556 subunit, producing MSDSAAKPRPQFRNISIPQILSYRLPLAGKLSILHRVSGALLFLCLPLVIVPLFAASVTSAESFAQVAQYAGNPLVKLVLLVLIWGYLHHFCAGIRYLILDLHIGIDKESGRKSAAIVFAVSLVLTLVFALKLFGVL from the coding sequence ATGTCCGACTCAGCTGCCAAGCCGCGTCCGCAGTTTCGCAATATCAGCATTCCGCAAATTCTCAGTTATCGCTTGCCTCTGGCCGGCAAACTGTCCATCCTGCACCGCGTCAGCGGCGCACTGCTCTTTCTCTGTCTGCCCTTGGTCATCGTGCCGCTCTTTGCGGCTAGCGTGACCTCGGCCGAAAGCTTTGCGCAGGTTGCCCAGTACGCGGGCAACCCCCTCGTCAAGCTTGTACTGCTCGTACTGATCTGGGGCTATCTGCACCATTTCTGTGCCGGCATCCGCTACCTGATCCTCGATCTGCATATCGGCATCGACAAGGAATCGGGCCGCAAGAGCGCTGCCATCGTGTTCGCGGTCAGCCTGGTTCTGACCCTGGTGTTTGCTCTCAAATTGTTCGGAGTCCTGTGA
- a CDS encoding putative 2-aminoethylphosphonate ABC transporter, ATP-binding protein: MSLADNTFLSVRNLGKRYGEHAALADVSLDIRAGEFVCLLGPSGCGKTTLLRAIAGLDMQDSGSIVLCGRDISQATPAERDYGILFQSYALFPNMTVEQNVAYGLSGRRAHRQRVAARVVEMLDLVGLGAAARKYPGQLSGGQQQRVALTRALAPAPSLLLLDEPMSALDARVRTHLRAELRALQRRLAITTLMVTHDQEEAMEMADRIAVMNGGRIEQFGTARDLYRQPATAFIADFVGKANWLGYERVDASHVRVGRQLIEVSGVPAQERGRLFLRPEAVRLAEPQGLPMGNAFLAEVEDGVFLGSSYRLTLRLDGMPGLSLQTVVSTEAGDALLDQHAAGRCWVELPRDALRAYA; encoded by the coding sequence ATGAGCCTGGCCGACAACACATTTCTGTCGGTGCGCAATCTGGGTAAGCGTTATGGCGAACATGCCGCGCTGGCGGATGTGTCACTGGATATTCGCGCTGGAGAGTTCGTCTGCTTGCTAGGCCCATCGGGCTGCGGCAAGACGACGTTGTTGCGCGCCATAGCAGGCCTGGACATGCAGGATAGCGGCTCTATCGTGCTTTGTGGCCGCGATATCTCCCAGGCTACCCCGGCCGAGCGGGATTATGGAATTCTGTTTCAGTCGTACGCGCTCTTTCCGAATATGACCGTCGAGCAGAACGTCGCGTATGGCCTGAGCGGGCGGCGTGCCCATCGTCAGCGCGTGGCCGCCCGTGTAGTCGAAATGCTGGATCTGGTGGGTCTGGGCGCGGCAGCACGCAAGTATCCCGGGCAGCTTTCCGGAGGGCAGCAGCAGCGCGTTGCTCTGACGCGGGCGTTGGCGCCTGCGCCGTCTTTGTTGCTGCTCGATGAACCCATGTCGGCACTGGATGCGCGTGTTCGCACGCACCTGCGCGCTGAACTGCGTGCCTTGCAACGCCGGCTGGCGATCACCACGCTGATGGTGACCCATGACCAGGAAGAAGCCATGGAAATGGCCGATCGTATCGCCGTCATGAACGGCGGACGTATCGAACAGTTCGGCACGGCGCGCGACCTTTACCGTCAGCCCGCGACGGCCTTCATCGCCGACTTTGTTGGCAAGGCCAATTGGTTGGGTTATGAGCGTGTCGACGCTAGCCACGTGCGTGTCGGACGTCAGCTAATCGAAGTCAGCGGCGTGCCGGCGCAAGAGCGCGGCCGCTTGTTCTTGCGCCCGGAAGCTGTCCGGTTGGCCGAGCCGCAAGGGCTGCCTATGGGCAACGCCTTTCTGGCGGAAGTCGAGGATGGTGTGTTTTTGGGCAGTAGTTATCGCTTGACGCTGCGTCTGGACGGCATGCCCGGCCTGTCGCTGCAGACCGTGGTGTCCACCGAAGCCGGCGATGCCTTGTTGGATCAACACGCCGCGGGCCGGTGCTGGGTGGAGCTGCCGCGTGATGCGTTACGTGCCTACGCTTGA
- the sdhD gene encoding succinate dehydrogenase, hydrophobic membrane anchor protein has product MQDTKNYGPKRLVVGAHYGTMDFIAQRLTAVIMAIYTLVLIIGLLVMPAYNYENWKALFTFHVFALPVGQILASLAFFALAWHAWIGVRDIWMDYVRPVGVRLLLQVLTILWLVGTVVYFAQIIWRI; this is encoded by the coding sequence ATGCAAGACACCAAGAACTACGGCCCCAAGCGCCTTGTCGTCGGTGCGCATTACGGCACCATGGATTTCATCGCCCAGCGTCTGACGGCCGTCATCATGGCCATCTATACCCTGGTGCTGATCATCGGCCTGCTGGTCATGCCGGCCTACAACTATGAAAACTGGAAGGCGCTGTTCACCTTTCATGTGTTCGCTCTTCCCGTGGGCCAGATCCTGGCCTCACTGGCTTTCTTTGCGCTGGCCTGGCATGCCTGGATCGGCGTGCGCGACATCTGGATGGACTATGTACGGCCGGTGGGCGTGCGCCTGCTGCTGCAAGTGCTGACCATCCTCTGGCTGGTTGGTACGGTCGTGTACTTCGCGCAAATTATCTGGAGAATCTAA
- a CDS encoding putative 2-aminoethylphosphonate ABC transporter, permease protein: MRRRLPGWAGRWTCIAGQSGYALALVICLALPLAAILARALSGEQGGMSLLRDIVLQADFMAMIGRSLLVGLTTATIVVPFAYCYAYGLTRTLMPGKSLLRMLALLPLLAPSLLPGIALIYLLGNQGLIKAWTGGATIYGFWGIVAGEVFYTFPHALMILVTGLTLADGRLYDAARAMGAGSLRTFLTVTLPGTRYAVFSACCLVFTLAVTDFGVPKVIGGDYNVLAVQAYKAVVGQQNFSKGAAIALMLLIPAVLTFALDRRMRTRKGAALSGRSQRYEPRPHALRDSGFLLVSILVALALTTLVGVAVWASFIKMWPYNLSVSLRSYDFDNMDGGGWLAWRNSLTLAALTALIGTALVFGGAWMIEKLPARAATRPLRSLVNLLALVPMAVPGLVLGLGYIFFFNSPSNPLNGLYGTMALLVICTVVHFYTSAHLTAVTALSALDPEFEAASAALKVPAVLTFWRVTLPMCLPAVLATARYLFVSAMTTVSAVVFLYSPSTVLAAVAVLNMDDAGFIGPAAAMCTVIMASSAAVSLLLHGLGRALLSHTQNWRGVPRD, encoded by the coding sequence TTGCGCCGCCGTCTGCCGGGTTGGGCCGGGCGCTGGACCTGCATAGCAGGGCAGAGCGGCTATGCGTTGGCATTGGTGATCTGTCTGGCCTTGCCGCTGGCGGCCATACTTGCGCGCGCTCTCTCCGGAGAGCAGGGCGGCATGAGCTTGTTGCGTGACATCGTGCTGCAAGCCGATTTCATGGCCATGATCGGGCGCAGCCTGTTGGTGGGCCTGACGACCGCCACGATTGTGGTGCCCTTCGCGTACTGCTATGCCTATGGACTGACGCGCACGTTGATGCCAGGCAAGAGTCTGCTGCGGATGCTGGCGTTGTTGCCGCTTCTGGCGCCGTCGCTGCTGCCTGGCATCGCACTGATTTACTTGCTGGGCAATCAGGGCTTGATCAAGGCCTGGACTGGTGGAGCGACCATCTATGGCTTCTGGGGGATCGTGGCCGGAGAGGTGTTCTATACCTTTCCGCATGCCTTGATGATTCTCGTCACCGGACTGACGTTGGCGGATGGCCGCCTTTACGATGCTGCCCGTGCCATGGGAGCCGGATCGTTGCGTACCTTCTTGACCGTCACCCTGCCTGGCACGCGCTACGCGGTGTTTTCGGCCTGCTGCCTGGTATTCACCCTTGCCGTCACGGACTTCGGCGTCCCCAAGGTGATCGGAGGCGACTACAACGTGCTGGCGGTACAGGCCTACAAGGCGGTGGTGGGGCAGCAGAACTTCTCCAAGGGCGCGGCCATCGCGCTGATGTTATTGATCCCCGCTGTGCTGACATTCGCGCTGGATCGTCGCATGCGCACGCGCAAGGGCGCGGCGTTGAGCGGTCGGTCGCAACGTTACGAGCCACGTCCGCATGCGCTGCGTGACAGCGGTTTCCTGCTCGTCAGTATCCTGGTGGCGTTGGCGCTGACGACCCTGGTGGGCGTGGCCGTGTGGGCCTCATTCATCAAAATGTGGCCCTACAACCTGTCGGTATCGCTGCGTTCCTATGATTTCGACAACATGGACGGAGGCGGATGGCTGGCCTGGCGCAATAGTTTGACGCTTGCTGCGTTGACGGCCCTGATCGGGACGGCTTTGGTATTCGGCGGGGCCTGGATGATAGAGAAGTTGCCAGCTCGCGCGGCGACCCGGCCGTTGCGCAGTCTGGTCAATCTGTTGGCGCTCGTGCCCATGGCTGTACCGGGCCTGGTTCTCGGCCTGGGTTACATCTTCTTTTTCAATAGCCCATCCAATCCTCTCAATGGTCTGTACGGCACCATGGCCCTGTTGGTGATATGCACGGTCGTGCATTTCTACACCAGCGCACATCTGACTGCTGTTACGGCACTGAGCGCGTTAGACCCGGAATTCGAGGCGGCTTCGGCGGCGTTGAAGGTACCCGCCGTGCTTACCTTCTGGCGCGTGACGCTACCCATGTGCCTGCCCGCCGTACTGGCTACGGCGCGGTATCTCTTCGTATCCGCGATGACGACGGTTTCGGCGGTGGTGTTTCTCTACAGCCCTTCGACCGTACTGGCCGCGGTCGCCGTGCTCAATATGGATGATGCCGGTTTTATCGGACCCGCGGCGGCCATGTGCACCGTCATCATGGCCAGTTCCGCCGCGGTGTCGTTGCTATTGCACGGCCTGGGCCGTGCGTTATTGAGCCATACGCAGAACTGGCGCGGCGTGCCGCGCGATTGA